A single region of the Moorena sp. SIOASIH genome encodes:
- a CDS encoding M48 family metallopeptidase produces MATYPGISSDAFKHPLDQQAEQALRSVPGFDLVSRKFVEFLYERPQFVYLMGNSIKVGPRQYANIYHLFRECVRDLDVHPEPALFVSQNAQVNSYALGQDNPYIVINTGLLDLLNEAEIRTILAHELGHIKCGHTILIQMGIWAMNAASMLSEMTFGLGNIVSTGLIFAFYEWRRKAELSADRAALLVIDDLKTVMQTMMKVSGGSAKHLQECSLDEFIRQSENYQELDQDSLNQIYKFLLYNGGLNRQFLSHPFPVERIHYLRKWANSEEYRQIRQGNYERVTKEGAVDVDSNPPSNNSVNEAEQLQRQIQELQREINRIKNK; encoded by the coding sequence ATGGCCACCTATCCCGGAATTTCCAGCGACGCTTTCAAACACCCCCTTGACCAACAAGCGGAGCAAGCTTTACGCAGTGTCCCTGGTTTTGATTTAGTTTCTCGTAAGTTTGTGGAATTTCTCTACGAGCGTCCCCAGTTTGTTTATCTTATGGGGAACAGTATCAAAGTCGGACCGCGCCAGTATGCCAATATTTATCACTTATTTCGAGAATGTGTTCGGGATTTAGATGTACATCCTGAACCAGCCCTATTTGTTAGTCAAAACGCTCAGGTTAATAGCTATGCTTTAGGTCAAGATAATCCTTACATCGTTATAAACACTGGTTTATTAGATTTACTGAATGAAGCAGAAATTCGTACAATCCTGGCTCACGAATTAGGACATATCAAGTGCGGTCACACCATCTTAATTCAGATGGGTATTTGGGCAATGAATGCTGCCTCTATGTTAAGTGAAATGACCTTTGGCTTAGGGAATATAGTCAGCACTGGCTTAATTTTCGCTTTTTATGAATGGCGTCGCAAAGCTGAATTATCCGCTGACCGTGCTGCCTTACTAGTGATAGATGACCTGAAGACTGTGATGCAAACGATGATGAAAGTGTCTGGTGGCAGTGCTAAGCATCTACAGGAATGCAGTCTTGATGAATTTATCCGTCAATCAGAAAATTATCAAGAACTAGACCAAGACAGTCTCAATCAAATCTATAAGTTCTTACTCTATAATGGAGGTCTTAATCGTCAATTTCTGAGCCATCCCTTTCCAGTTGAACGCATACACTACCTGCGAAAGTGGGCAAATTCAGAGGAATATCGCCAAATTCGTCAGGGCAATTATGAACGTGTTACCAAAGAGGGAGCAGTTGACGTTGACTCGAATCCACCATCGAACAACTCAGTGAATGAAGCGGAACAGTTGCAGCGTCAAATCCAGGAATTGCAACGGGAAATTAATCGCATCAAGAATAAATAA
- a CDS encoding HEAT repeat domain-containing protein translates to MLWVKLGQKAINWLIRCLDDPDPSVRISAAKALGKIGTEVAIDPLIKSLDDPDPSVRISAADALGKIGTEMGIELLIKCLDNDKSYLRVMAADALGEIGTDATIPKLINLLKNQEFAATIAATNDEDTFQKTMKALEASQERYQLYKAIDNPKPTPKPDNPEPITNQSISILHLSDLHITTGEQASLWSYQLAQDLTHNLKIPNLDTLILSGDIANKSTPKEYDAAQQFLHNLCQDFSLDPKQIVLVPGNHDLNWELAKEAYQLCDRTKDHDKLQDGHYIKVTDEVIRVRDEAKYRQRFAHFRQFYQAIKAQPYPLDYHQQGIIDHFPEQNLLILGLNSAWQLDHHFRARASIHPIALTNALTKIRRNPNYHNCLKIAVWHHPLNSAGSDSITDQGFIEQLAQAGFRLFLHGHIHKAETSLFRYDLSPYGRKLDGICAGTFGARSKELVPGYPWQYNLLTFEGNQLTVYTRRREEADGAWKPDSRWTQGPGEGAKDHYSIEL, encoded by the coding sequence ATGCTCTGGGTAAAATTGGGACAGAAGGCGATTAACTGGTTAATTAGATGCCTGGATGATCCCGACCCATCTGTTCGGATAAGTGCAGCAAAAGCTCTGGGCAAAATTGGAACAGAAGTTGCGATTGACCCGTTAATTAAATCCCTGGATGATCCCGACCCATCTGTGCGGATAAGTGCGGCAGATGCTCTGGGTAAAATTGGAACAGAAATGGGGATTGAACTGTTAATTAAATGCCTGGATAATGATAAATCATATCTACGTGTAATGGCGGCAGATGCTCTGGGTGAAATTGGTACAGACGCCACTATTCCTAAACTGATTAATCTGCTGAAAAACCAAGAATTTGCAGCAACTATTGCAGCAACTAATGATGAAGATACTTTTCAGAAAACCATGAAAGCCCTTGAAGCCAGTCAAGAGCGCTACCAATTGTACAAGGCAATCGATAATCCCAAACCTACTCCCAAACCCGATAATCCTGAACCAATTACCAATCAAAGCATATCCATACTCCACCTCTCGGACCTCCATATCACCACCGGTGAGCAAGCTAGCCTTTGGTCATACCAACTGGCCCAAGACCTCACCCACAATCTTAAAATCCCTAACCTTGATACTCTTATCCTCTCCGGTGATATCGCCAATAAGTCTACTCCTAAAGAATACGACGCTGCACAACAGTTTCTCCACAACCTCTGCCAAGACTTCTCCCTAGATCCCAAGCAAATTGTTCTAGTTCCCGGTAACCATGACCTCAACTGGGAACTAGCAAAAGAGGCTTATCAGTTATGCGACCGCACAAAAGACCACGATAAACTCCAAGACGGTCACTACATCAAAGTCACTGATGAGGTGATTCGAGTCCGAGATGAAGCCAAATACCGACAACGCTTTGCCCACTTCCGCCAATTCTATCAAGCTATCAAAGCTCAACCCTATCCCCTGGACTATCACCAGCAAGGGATTATTGACCATTTCCCAGAGCAAAACCTGCTGATCCTAGGACTAAACTCCGCTTGGCAACTGGATCACCACTTCAGAGCCCGTGCTAGCATCCACCCAATTGCTCTAACCAACGCCCTGACTAAGATTCGCCGTAATCCAAACTACCACAACTGCCTGAAAATAGCGGTTTGGCACCATCCCCTCAATAGTGCTGGAAGCGATAGCATTACTGACCAAGGATTCATCGAACAACTCGCCCAAGCTGGATTCCGCTTGTTCCTCCACGGACACATCCACAAAGCCGAAACCAGCCTTTTCCGTTACGACCTCAGTCCATATGGGCGCAAACTTGATGGAATTTGTGCTGGCACCTTTGGCGCACGGAGCAAAGAACTAGTACCCGGTTATCCCTGGCAATATAATCTGTTGACATTTGAAGGTAATCAGCTCACTGTCTACACTCGCCGCCGGGAAGAAGCCGATGGTGCTTGGAAACCTGATTCACGGTGGACTCAGGGTCCAGGAGAAGGTGCTAAAGATCATTATTCCATTGAGTTGTAG
- a CDS encoding DUF2808 domain-containing protein has translation MTNNIARWGLTKARLLGSGAFLLGILLPTTLYGLPAKTIEIGNGKTVFNRAPRLVRAATSFTRVRVPATYQFTLRLPEDAGESLQAVTITQNKTNIEKVKFDPKKSRAFVGNTFAGGSSLTLANIGGSESSHSDQVTVVFDPPVNPGQTITVSVRAKENPEFSGSYLFGVTAFSTGDNSPGLFLGSRRLFFDEFGD, from the coding sequence ATGACTAATAACATAGCACGTTGGGGATTAACTAAGGCTCGTCTTCTAGGCTCTGGTGCTTTTTTATTGGGTATATTGCTACCAACTACTCTTTATGGCTTACCTGCTAAGACGATTGAAATCGGTAATGGTAAGACTGTGTTTAACCGTGCTCCGCGCTTAGTTAGGGCGGCTACGAGCTTTACTAGAGTAAGGGTTCCAGCCACCTACCAATTCACCCTCAGATTACCTGAAGATGCTGGAGAGTCTTTGCAAGCTGTAACGATTACCCAGAATAAAACTAATATCGAGAAAGTCAAATTTGATCCGAAAAAGAGTCGTGCGTTTGTTGGCAACACTTTTGCTGGTGGCTCATCTCTGACCTTGGCTAATATTGGCGGGAGTGAATCTTCTCACTCGGATCAAGTAACTGTTGTGTTTGATCCACCGGTTAATCCTGGTCAAACCATTACAGTTTCGGTTAGAGCTAAGGAAAATCCTGAGTTTAGTGGTTCTTATTTATTTGGAGTCACCGCTTTTTCCACTGGAGACAATAGCCCTGGTTTATTCCTAGGTAGCCGTAGGTTGTTTTTTGATGAGTTTGGAGACTAA
- a CDS encoding serine/threonine-protein kinase, which produces MHPFVAESIHCINPNCLAPYPQPRNNNFCNGCGAKLRLKNRYFPLQLLGSGGFANIYTVWDLQSNTEKVLKVLLDTKPKVLQLFQQEADVLQRLDHPGIPKVDQDSYFVVNLGLDLHPDLHCLVMEKINGSTLEQMLIDHPQGCPEMLVRDWLYQAAEILQVLHSCGVIHRDIKPSNLMLRQTTGELVAIDFGGAKQLSVGSELSQEDSTRLITPGYSPPEQIAGRAIGAAADFYALSRTMIHLLTGQELKDLQDPVTGQFRWREQAVVSHDLADLLDEMICVVPQQRPTTTIEIHLRLGMTPRPSYQPTPAPVSSSAPVSSSQGNQVAALGLSCPKLTQSVTGLTDSITSLKHFLLAVVITIALACLDSVWEMFLGAFGGVFCATLGFMVLNWTSLGEKVTNWLSDQLYMILPSLHITMWQEMLLFAVAGLGTAWGLTAAGGFGQQRRFLVAGIMGIFGYSLGWLMWQATVPKVLLVSDLSVQGLVVWITAVTVMLLVLGLGLPSHNLVHALVVAAGTGGVFGGLVSSDLLPAAFVVNIFSFSRTGKLDFYQPMTFFAMLAILQGFWLGVSYYLLVPLMRWFGWR; this is translated from the coding sequence GTGCATCCATTTGTTGCTGAATCAATTCATTGCATTAATCCCAATTGCCTAGCGCCCTACCCTCAGCCAAGGAATAACAACTTTTGCAATGGTTGTGGAGCAAAGTTAAGGCTCAAGAATCGCTACTTTCCTCTCCAGCTCTTGGGTTCAGGAGGATTTGCCAACATATACACCGTTTGGGATTTGCAGTCGAATACAGAAAAGGTGCTGAAGGTCTTGCTGGATACTAAACCAAAGGTATTGCAGCTATTTCAGCAAGAGGCAGATGTTTTGCAACGTTTGGATCATCCAGGCATTCCCAAAGTTGACCAAGATAGCTATTTTGTCGTCAATCTAGGTCTTGATCTACACCCAGACCTGCACTGTTTGGTGATGGAAAAAATCAACGGTTCAACCTTGGAGCAAATGCTCATAGATCATCCTCAGGGATGTCCAGAGATGTTAGTGCGGGACTGGCTCTACCAGGCAGCAGAAATTTTACAGGTCTTGCACAGTTGTGGAGTGATTCACCGTGACATCAAACCTTCAAACTTAATGCTGCGGCAAACCACCGGAGAGCTAGTGGCGATTGATTTTGGGGGAGCTAAACAATTGAGTGTGGGTTCTGAGCTTTCTCAGGAGGATTCGACTCGGTTGATTACTCCAGGTTACTCTCCACCGGAACAGATAGCTGGTAGAGCAATTGGAGCGGCTGCTGATTTCTATGCCCTCAGCCGAACGATGATTCATTTACTGACTGGTCAAGAGTTGAAGGATTTACAAGACCCAGTAACTGGTCAATTTCGATGGCGAGAGCAGGCAGTGGTAAGTCATGACTTGGCGGACTTGCTGGATGAAATGATCTGCGTAGTACCCCAACAACGACCAACAACTACGATTGAGATTCATCTGCGTCTAGGTATGACTCCTAGACCTAGCTACCAGCCTACCCCAGCACCAGTATCTTCCTCAGCACCAGTATCTTCGTCTCAAGGAAATCAGGTAGCTGCTCTGGGGTTATCATGCCCTAAACTAACACAATCTGTGACAGGGTTGACTGACTCGATCACATCCCTAAAACATTTCCTCTTAGCAGTAGTGATCACCATCGCACTAGCCTGTCTCGATAGTGTTTGGGAGATGTTCCTCGGAGCTTTTGGGGGAGTTTTTTGTGCAACGCTTGGGTTTATGGTATTGAATTGGACAAGTCTTGGGGAGAAAGTGACAAATTGGCTATCTGACCAACTGTATATGATCTTGCCTTCGCTGCACATAACGATGTGGCAAGAAATGCTATTGTTTGCGGTGGCTGGCTTAGGTACAGCTTGGGGGTTGACGGCTGCAGGAGGCTTTGGTCAGCAGCGGCGTTTTTTAGTGGCAGGGATAATGGGTATTTTTGGTTATAGCCTGGGATGGTTGATGTGGCAGGCAACAGTACCTAAGGTATTATTGGTTTCTGATCTATCTGTCCAGGGGTTAGTGGTATGGATTACTGCGGTTACAGTAATGCTCCTGGTACTAGGATTAGGGCTACCCAGTCATAATCTCGTTCATGCCTTAGTGGTGGCAGCAGGCACTGGTGGGGTATTTGGGGGTCTAGTGTCATCTGATCTATTGCCAGCAGCATTTGTGGTTAATATCTTTTCCTTTTCTAGAACCGGTAAACTGGATTTCTATCAGCCTATGACTTTTTTTGCTATGTTGGCTATTTTACAAGGATTTTGGCTAGGGGTGAGTTATTACCTGCTAGTGCCATTAATGCGTTGGTTTGGCTGGCGTTAA
- a CDS encoding helix-turn-helix domain-containing protein, producing MNKCVGTTEAASLLGITPRRLRQLLESGRVRGAYKSGKFWIIPLFNYLPQITKKNRGPKGTWRKSRPPALAKINVNRNRIGSNNHKSPEERLPVISVKRSGNNNYGNQVEILGPCRIVYQPDNPLDCGARLWIETFSDIHFIGGSFPASGA from the coding sequence ATGAACAAGTGCGTTGGTACTACTGAAGCAGCATCTCTGTTGGGTATAACTCCTCGACGATTACGGCAATTGCTTGAGTCCGGTAGAGTGAGGGGTGCTTATAAAAGCGGTAAATTCTGGATTATTCCCCTGTTCAACTATCTGCCCCAAATCACCAAGAAGAACCGGGGACCGAAAGGAACTTGGCGTAAAAGTCGTCCTCCTGCTTTAGCCAAGATTAATGTCAATCGTAATCGGATTGGCTCTAATAACCACAAAAGCCCTGAAGAGCGGCTACCAGTAATTTCGGTAAAACGAAGTGGCAACAATAACTATGGCAACCAGGTAGAAATCCTCGGTCCGTGTAGGATTGTGTATCAACCGGATAACCCTCTTGATTGTGGAGCTCGTCTGTGGATCGAAACCTTCAGTGATATTCACTTTATCGGTGGCAGTTTTCCGGCCAGTGGTGCTTAG
- a CDS encoding HEAT repeat domain-containing protein codes for MVTWDPYLASIRNTYAQWWQVYTLSDVEDRKRKQQQQTPRLFDFNLMVQTIKLEQPQRDENREEIERLPVLEGLRKYATDHVLLVGRPGSGKSTALVQLLRDEGIQGKIPVLLELRYYQTSVLELLRNFLKRHGVLLDSTEIERLLFEGQFLLLIDGVNELPSEAARINLTQFRQDYQKTTPMIFTTRDLGVGGDLGIQKKLEMQPLSADQMSEFVRKYLPQQGEQMLEQLGDRLREFGQTPLLLMMLCALFQDQGEIPSNLGLVFRSFTQFYSDNIKQDVNVSRASKLLWPDLLQQLAFVMTIGDNPEEISVAISKTKAEEILTDYLRQKALVSPNVCAKTWLDDLLKHHLIQQSGDLIEFRHQLLQEYYTAEYLLKQLPRLSDQELQQNYLNYLKWTEPLVMMLQLVDDESQAQRVVRLGLDVDWQLGARLAGAVKTEFKEDTVGWVARLNVPKSLKVQLLGITQSEKAIPELIKSLDNKNLYVRISAASALGEIGTEATIDPLIKFLDDPDPSVRISAADALGKIGTEARIEPLIKCLHDQDYSVRRMAVSALGEIGTEVAINRLIKSLDDPDYSVRRMAPEALEEIGTEATIDPLIKLLDDDHSDVRGRAAEALGKIGTEATIDPLIKLLDDDHSDVRGRAAEALGKIGTEATIDPLIKLLDDDAYFVRSRAAEALGEIGTEATIDPLIKLLDDDAYFVRSRAAEALGEIGTEATIDPLIKLLDDEDYFVRISAADALGKIGAEVAIDPLIKSLNNPDSSVRISAADALGKIGAEVAIDPLIKSLDDDDYYVRESAADALEKIGHRSHD; via the coding sequence ATGGTCACTTGGGATCCCTATCTAGCATCAATCCGTAACACCTACGCCCAATGGTGGCAAGTTTATACCCTAAGCGATGTCGAAGACCGCAAGCGCAAGCAGCAGCAACAGACCCCTAGGCTGTTTGATTTTAACCTGATGGTACAAACCATCAAGTTAGAGCAGCCACAAAGAGACGAAAATCGGGAAGAAATTGAGCGCTTGCCTGTCCTAGAAGGATTGCGCAAGTATGCTACTGACCATGTCTTACTGGTGGGACGTCCGGGTTCCGGCAAATCCACAGCATTAGTGCAATTGTTGCGGGATGAAGGGATACAAGGGAAAATTCCGGTACTGTTGGAACTGCGATATTATCAGACATCGGTGCTGGAGTTATTGCGGAATTTTCTGAAACGCCATGGTGTACTCCTCGACTCTACCGAGATCGAAAGACTATTGTTTGAGGGACAATTCTTGCTACTGATCGATGGCGTGAACGAGCTACCGTCAGAAGCAGCACGTATAAATTTAACTCAGTTTCGGCAGGATTACCAGAAGACTACTCCGATGATTTTCACCACTAGGGATTTAGGAGTGGGTGGTGACTTGGGGATTCAGAAGAAGTTGGAAATGCAACCTTTGAGTGCAGACCAAATGTCGGAGTTTGTCCGCAAGTATTTGCCTCAACAGGGGGAGCAGATGCTTGAGCAGTTGGGCGATCGCTTACGGGAATTTGGGCAAACCCCCCTACTATTGATGATGCTGTGTGCCCTGTTTCAGGATCAGGGAGAGATACCGTCGAATCTGGGGTTAGTGTTTCGCTCATTTACCCAGTTCTATTCTGATAACATAAAGCAAGATGTTAACGTTTCAAGGGCATCAAAACTCTTGTGGCCTGACCTGCTGCAACAGTTAGCATTTGTGATGACAATAGGGGATAACCCCGAGGAGATAAGTGTTGCTATTTCCAAGACTAAAGCTGAAGAAATTTTAACTGACTATCTACGTCAGAAGGCTCTTGTCAGTCCTAATGTTTGCGCCAAGACTTGGCTTGATGACTTACTCAAGCATCACTTGATTCAACAATCAGGAGATTTGATTGAGTTTCGACATCAACTGCTCCAAGAATACTATACAGCAGAATATTTATTGAAGCAATTACCACGTCTTAGTGATCAGGAGTTGCAACAGAACTATCTCAATTATTTGAAATGGACAGAACCTCTGGTCATGATGCTGCAATTAGTAGATGATGAATCCCAAGCGCAGCGGGTGGTAAGGTTAGGGTTAGATGTGGATTGGCAACTGGGAGCGAGGTTAGCAGGAGCAGTAAAAACGGAGTTTAAGGAAGATACTGTCGGATGGGTGGCTCGGTTAAATGTTCCGAAGTCTCTTAAGGTTCAGCTGTTGGGAATAACTCAATCAGAAAAAGCAATACCTGAGCTAATTAAATCCCTAGATAATAAGAATTTATATGTGCGGATAAGTGCGGCATCTGCTCTAGGGGAAATAGGGACAGAAGCCACGATTGACCCGTTAATTAAATTCCTCGATGATCCCGACCCATCTGTGCGGATAAGTGCAGCAGATGCTCTAGGTAAAATAGGGACAGAAGCCAGGATTGAACCGTTAATTAAATGCCTCCATGATCAGGACTATTCTGTGCGGAGGATGGCGGTATCTGCTCTGGGAGAAATAGGGACAGAAGTTGCGATTAACCGGTTAATTAAATCCCTGGATGATCCCGATTATTCTGTGCGGAGGATGGCGCCAGAAGCTCTGGAAGAAATCGGGACAGAAGCCACGATTGACCCGTTAATTAAATTGCTGGATGATGACCACTCTGATGTGCGTGGAAGGGCGGCAGAAGCTCTCGGAAAAATCGGGACAGAAGCCACGATTGACCCGTTAATTAAATTGCTGGATGATGACCACTCTGATGTGCGTGGAAGGGCGGCAGAAGCTCTCGGAAAAATCGGGACAGAAGCCACGATTGACCCGTTAATTAAATTGCTGGATGATGATGCCTATTTTGTGCGTAGTAGGGCGGCAGAAGCTCTCGGTGAAATCGGGACAGAAGCCACGATTGACCCGTTAATTAAATTGCTGGATGATGATGCCTATTTTGTGCGTAGTAGGGCGGCAGAAGCTCTCGGTGAAATCGGGACAGAAGCCACGATTGACCCCTTAATTAAATTGCTAGATGATGAGGACTATTTTGTGCGGATAAGTGCGGCAGATGCTCTGGGTAAAATTGGGGCAGAAGTAGCGATTGACCCCTTAATTAAATCCCTGAATAATCCCGACTCATCTGTGCGGATAAGTGCGGCAGATGCTCTGGGTAAAATTGGGGCAGAAGTAGCGATTGACCCGTTAATTAAATCCCTGGATGATGACGACTATTATGTGCGTGAAAGTGCGGCAGATGCTCTGGAAAAAATCGGGCACAGAAGCCATGATTGA
- a CDS encoding cupin domain-containing protein, with translation MKKIYLILPLAILAFGCVVVNSQETYSPNSYTQSVTSEVLGSGYPTQEKKEILELIRHTIKPRTKLPHHTHTGMQIALVEAGTLTFTVVKGEAKVRKANGTELILQAGQTTQLTVGDSLVESSGMVHYGENKTNKPVILLSASLFDVEQAKTILIDPEK, from the coding sequence ATGAAAAAAATATATCTAATTTTACCATTAGCTATCCTAGCTTTTGGATGTGTAGTTGTTAACAGCCAAGAAACATACTCACCCAATAGTTACACTCAATCCGTTACCAGTGAAGTGTTAGGTAGTGGTTATCCGACTCAAGAAAAAAAGGAAATTCTTGAACTTATTCGCCATACCATCAAACCCAGAACAAAACTGCCTCATCATACTCATACCGGCATGCAAATTGCACTAGTAGAGGCTGGCACGTTAACGTTTACTGTTGTGAAAGGAGAGGCTAAAGTCAGGAAAGCTAATGGAACAGAATTAATTCTGCAAGCAGGGCAAACGACACAACTAACGGTTGGAGATTCTCTAGTTGAATCTAGCGGAATGGTTCATTATGGTGAAAACAAAACAAACAAACCAGTTATTCTTTTGTCGGCTTCTCTATTTGATGTTGAGCAAGCAAAAACTATTTTAATCGATCCAGAAAAGTGA
- a CDS encoding clan AA aspartic protease, translating into MMYGVVNTNCEATIRLVVGNENAQRRVIDAVIDTGYTGFLSLPRETIIALNLPWTGVERGTLGDGSEATFEVYAATVIWDGEYQSIPVNGTETDPLVGMSLLYGYDLRIQAVEGGTVIIEAL; encoded by the coding sequence ATGATGTACGGTGTGGTAAATACAAACTGTGAGGCAACGATTCGGCTAGTCGTTGGTAATGAAAATGCCCAAAGGCGAGTGATTGACGCTGTTATTGATACTGGTTATACAGGTTTCTTAAGCTTGCCCCGCGAAACCATCATTGCCCTAAATTTGCCTTGGACTGGAGTTGAGCGAGGAACTTTGGGTGATGGTAGCGAAGCCACCTTTGAGGTATATGCGGCAACTGTAATCTGGGATGGTGAATACCAAAGCATTCCTGTCAATGGAACTGAAACTGATCCGTTGGTCGGAATGAGTTTACTTTACGGCTACGACTTGCGGATTCAAGCTGTGGAAGGTGGCACTGTCATAATCGAAGCATTATGA
- a CDS encoding phosphoadenylyl-sulfate reductase, producing the protein MTGVTSNQIELNLEAVNQQLADASPTKIVEWAAETFGDGLVMSSSFGIQSAVMLHLVTRVVPDIPVIWVDTGYLPVKTYRFAQELIERLNLNVKVYQSAMSPARMEALYDRLWEKNDVESLNRYDQIRKVEPMQRALRELNATGWLAGLRKQQTDHRKTMGWVNKQGEQHKILPILNWNSRDIYKYLTAHDLPYHPMFDEGYTTVGDWHSSRPLSFDDQDERDTRFHGLKQECGIHLPETPGEAASLDSSSL; encoded by the coding sequence ATGACCGGGGTGACATCGAACCAAATTGAGCTGAATTTGGAAGCAGTGAATCAGCAACTTGCTGACGCTAGCCCTACCAAAATCGTAGAATGGGCAGCTGAAACCTTTGGTGATGGCTTAGTGATGAGTAGCAGCTTTGGGATCCAGTCAGCGGTCATGCTGCACTTGGTCACTAGAGTGGTGCCAGATATACCGGTAATTTGGGTAGATACCGGCTACCTACCGGTGAAAACCTATCGATTTGCCCAGGAGTTGATCGAACGGCTCAACTTGAATGTTAAAGTTTACCAGTCTGCCATGAGTCCGGCACGGATGGAAGCCTTGTATGACAGACTCTGGGAAAAGAATGATGTAGAATCCCTCAACCGCTACGACCAGATCCGCAAGGTGGAACCGATGCAGCGCGCTTTGCGGGAACTAAACGCAACGGGATGGTTAGCAGGATTGCGCAAGCAACAGACTGACCACCGCAAGACTATGGGCTGGGTTAACAAGCAGGGAGAGCAGCACAAGATTTTGCCAATTCTTAACTGGAACTCTAGGGATATCTATAAGTATCTCACCGCTCATGACTTACCCTATCATCCTATGTTTGATGAGGGTTATACAACCGTCGGTGATTGGCATTCCAGCCGACCTTTATCCTTTGATGATCAGGATGAACGGGATACCCGTTTTCATGGCCTTAAGCAAGAGTGTGGTATACACTTGCCTGAAACTCCTGGTGAAGCCGCAAGTCTTGATTCTAGCTCTCTGTAA
- a CDS encoding transposase: MQFCFPEFHTLIDWNQTPKSLDTELQQIVGAAESGKRIADKLFQVWLCSGNETWVLIHVEVQSQKESTFAKGMYQYHYRAFDLYEKPVISLAVLGDENASWSPSSYEYGLGGCRLSLEFPIVKLLNYQSMWQVLESSTNPFAVVVMAHLKTKATHKQPMERKRWKWYLVRRLFEQGYSKNDIVKLFQCIDQMMALPEELELELNQELERYQEERQMPLISRVEERAIKRGLEQGLQQYREGFQETVVKILQNRFESVSPELVAAINAIEDISVLKQLIDHSLKSNSLEAFEQLLAQHQVSQEN, encoded by the coding sequence TTGCAGTTTTGTTTTCCCGAATTCCACACTCTGATTGATTGGAATCAGACACCTAAATCCCTTGATACAGAGCTACAGCAAATAGTTGGTGCAGCCGAATCAGGAAAACGGATCGCTGATAAATTATTCCAGGTCTGGCTCTGTAGTGGAAATGAAACTTGGGTTTTGATTCATGTAGAGGTACAAAGCCAAAAAGAATCAACTTTTGCTAAGGGAATGTACCAATATCATTACAGGGCATTCGACCTGTACGAAAAACCTGTGATTAGCTTAGCGGTATTGGGGGATGAGAATGCTTCTTGGTCTCCATCGTCCTATGAATATGGCTTGGGAGGTTGTCGCCTGAGTCTAGAATTTCCGATTGTTAAATTACTGAACTATCAGTCAATGTGGCAGGTGTTGGAATCGAGTACTAATCCCTTTGCTGTAGTGGTGATGGCTCATTTGAAGACGAAAGCTACCCATAAACAACCGATGGAGCGCAAGCGATGGAAGTGGTACCTGGTTCGGAGACTTTTTGAACAAGGTTATAGTAAAAACGATATAGTTAAGCTGTTCCAGTGTATTGACCAAATGATGGCTTTACCGGAAGAGTTAGAACTGGAGCTGAATCAAGAACTTGAACGTTATCAGGAGGAAAGACAGATGCCTTTGATTAGTCGAGTGGAAGAAAGGGCAATAAAGAGGGGTCTGGAACAAGGACTTCAACAATATCGGGAAGGTTTTCAAGAGACAGTGGTTAAAATTTTACAAAATCGGTTTGAATCGGTATCACCAGAATTGGTGGCAGCGATTAATGCCATAGAAGATATCTCTGTGTTGAAACAGTTGATTGATCACTCTCTTAAGAGTAACTCCCTTGAGGCATTTGAGCAGCTCTTGGCACAACATCAGGTTAGTCAGGAAAATTGA